From a single Candidatus Baltobacteraceae bacterium genomic region:
- a CDS encoding ABC transporter permease subunit, which translates to MWQTLFPDTLRHAELALSALVLACSIGAPFGLLAASRGWARSPILAAAALGRTLPSIAVLALLVPLLGVGAPPAIAALTLLALPPIVFNVDLAVRSAPAAALDVATGLGMTARQRFVRVVVPFALPTALAGVRTASIEVIGSAALATFVGAGGLGDDIVRGLQTADSALLIAASILVAALAFLAGIRS; encoded by the coding sequence ATGTGGCAAACGTTGTTCCCCGATACCCTGCGCCATGCCGAGCTGGCCCTCAGCGCGCTCGTCCTCGCCTGCTCGATCGGCGCGCCTTTCGGCCTGCTCGCCGCCTCGCGCGGCTGGGCACGCTCGCCGATCCTCGCGGCTGCCGCGCTCGGACGCACGCTTCCGAGCATCGCGGTCCTCGCGCTGCTCGTTCCGCTGCTCGGCGTCGGCGCGCCGCCGGCGATCGCGGCGCTCACGCTTCTCGCGCTCCCGCCGATCGTGTTCAATGTCGATTTGGCCGTTCGCAGCGCTCCGGCTGCGGCGCTCGACGTTGCTACCGGCCTCGGGATGACCGCGCGCCAACGCTTCGTTCGCGTCGTTGTTCCGTTCGCACTTCCGACGGCGCTGGCCGGCGTGCGCACCGCGTCGATCGAAGTGATCGGCAGCGCCGCGCTCGCGACCTTCGTCGGCGCCGGCGGACTGGGCGACGACATCGTTCGCGGCTTGCAAACCGCCGACTCCGCGCTGTTGATCGCGGCATCGATCCTGGTCGCGGCGCTTGCCTTTCTCGCGGGCATTCGCTCGTGA
- a CDS encoding DUF6531 domain-containing protein produces the protein MFVLGVENASANVSLKNGNFFIAYTDTDDYAVGSLDTQVERVYNSKTDFTGMFGEGWGADFEVNLRVQADGSLVVHEYGGGADNHFAPRDVPLRTQDTIVAEVMDAATKSGAFSSDDAKRKYESSLQGDYLEKQWEYYRERNLIAPLVLPVGERFFSGRFSTQIVTRTADGYRRDTPDGKTQLFDPSGHLVRAEDSNGNSVSYTYDANGHLTEIDNSKGDRLIFHVDANGFVASVTEASGKTAQYSYSGKDLVHAVDVDGHVYDYTYDGRHNLVAVKVSGTPGGGTSYAIAYYPYDQLENVKSVKTSDGVLSQYKYFQTVRGGNSVQTAVVTTTGQDGAKSQQLDRYTYLGTTEPLQLHELYENTDGDWKDTIYDAAGYPLKITTADGWSAFAYDSLERVVMKQTPYEKVALQYDPETGKPSYVADTIGKKTTWSKFTYDSKGNVTHALDSDGHDLALTYDDKGQIASITSGAHVMTFAYDADGHPTVIAVTGLGSINVTYKANGDIKDVSSSAGPKVAAQVTTMFQELLNVVNRANVTFDN, from the coding sequence ATGTTCGTGCTCGGGGTCGAAAACGCGAGCGCGAACGTCAGCTTGAAAAACGGAAATTTTTTCATCGCGTACACGGACACCGACGATTATGCGGTCGGATCCCTCGACACGCAGGTCGAGCGCGTGTACAACAGCAAGACCGACTTCACCGGTATGTTCGGCGAGGGCTGGGGCGCCGACTTCGAAGTGAACTTGCGCGTGCAAGCCGATGGGTCGCTCGTCGTCCATGAGTACGGCGGCGGCGCGGACAATCATTTCGCGCCGCGGGACGTTCCTTTGAGAACCCAGGACACGATCGTCGCCGAGGTGATGGACGCGGCGACCAAGAGCGGTGCTTTCTCGAGTGACGATGCGAAGCGCAAGTACGAGTCTTCGTTGCAGGGAGACTATCTCGAGAAGCAATGGGAGTACTATCGCGAGCGGAATCTCATCGCGCCGCTGGTTCTACCAGTCGGCGAGCGATTCTTCAGCGGCCGGTTTTCAACACAGATCGTCACACGCACCGCCGATGGCTACCGCCGCGATACGCCAGACGGAAAAACGCAGCTCTTCGATCCTTCCGGGCACCTGGTGCGAGCCGAGGATTCGAACGGTAATTCCGTTTCGTATACCTACGATGCGAATGGGCATCTCACGGAGATCGACAACAGCAAGGGAGATCGCTTGATCTTCCACGTGGACGCGAACGGCTTTGTGGCGTCGGTAACCGAAGCGTCCGGCAAAACGGCGCAATACAGCTATAGCGGCAAGGATCTCGTTCACGCCGTCGACGTAGACGGCCACGTGTACGACTACACGTACGACGGACGGCACAATCTCGTTGCCGTCAAGGTTTCGGGGACGCCGGGAGGGGGCACGAGTTATGCCATCGCCTACTACCCGTACGACCAGCTCGAGAACGTCAAGAGCGTCAAGACGAGTGACGGCGTTTTGAGCCAATATAAGTACTTTCAAACGGTGCGCGGCGGAAACAGCGTGCAGACCGCGGTCGTTACGACGACCGGGCAAGACGGCGCCAAATCGCAGCAGCTGGATCGGTACACGTATCTTGGCACGACCGAACCACTCCAGCTCCACGAGCTCTACGAAAACACCGACGGCGATTGGAAGGACACGATCTACGACGCTGCGGGGTATCCGCTAAAGATTACGACGGCAGATGGTTGGTCGGCCTTTGCCTACGACTCGCTGGAACGCGTCGTCATGAAGCAGACCCCGTACGAGAAGGTTGCATTGCAATACGATCCCGAGACGGGTAAGCCAAGCTACGTCGCCGACACGATTGGAAAGAAGACGACGTGGTCTAAATTCACGTACGACTCCAAGGGCAACGTCACGCATGCGCTCGACAGCGATGGTCACGACCTGGCGCTTACCTACGACGACAAGGGGCAGATCGCTTCGATTACGAGTGGAGCGCACGTAATGACGTTCGCGTACGACGCGGACGGCCATCCAACGGTCATCGCCGTCACCGGACTCGGAAGCATCAACGTGACCTATAAAGCCAACGGCGATATCAAAGACGTATCCAGCAGCGCCGGCCCGAAGGTTGCCGCGCAAGTCACGACGATGTTCCAAGAGCTGCTCAACGTCGTGAATCGCGCGAACGTGACCTTCGATAACTAG
- a CDS encoding tetratricopeptide repeat protein: protein MIVTLLAFCASGRTSAADSGTLRVGSVWPEARRPDLRFAAQITQAQLQGNAPLPDAFQVAVPAGVSVAIVAGAQTVTLFSGSYRFQKIGTHENVACVAACKAALNDPRGFYTVSAHGVDAAAEDPVYTVEADEHGVTVSCSAGRVNATSTATVFIKDSGSEVPNVREIDVIGPNDAKYYSFTEGQYIKSFGTLVGAVQYYKDRLAEAQHSGDPDRIETALDALSRVEGDSGDYKSEEEHARDALKLAQQRFTGDNADVANEYSTLAAALNSNDEDAQALSMAQASVAMWNRLDPAGTQKGHAWALGSEADVFMDLGRFERAIDAYTQELKIFRAAENKPGRGDVVALERLGNAYYSIDTQKELGYVLQALSVAKNLGGANATTPTVARLLQQVSIAYGNTDNPDLALSYAQRAYDAWLHLLGTEKAEKVVGQGIRPLILAYIDKQDYVKALALTQHAISILDVLPNVPAEDDYEMYWELGEIDSHLHDDDAEKQAYLKALSYAKELEGHGNPAENRETYAELSGIANGLHDDDASIRYAQMELATAKEMSDAPDELVWAYEDVARTQWNLSSREPSYLAQAEANYQSAANLATSEHLDARTVLVADESLGREAADAADYLTAAKGEELAYGAATAAGGAWPNDVYDDGVRYVAPRIFAGGIQALDANDLDRARSLYSLALDLVTLGGRNASSLNHLGPLDTGTVELAFRDLADADVKAHQPQRVATDLARIDALLPEAVELQLALGEGALYSGDADSAASVFLRYHDRPIQVSATPVIFDDAGDVLIKAIDAYRTGGVDVAQSSEIEAMLKGNGAARDRLASAFRSDSPSAKTEFVDDAEALADEDILNGAPADAVRIAQAGLQVDATNPLLLLRLAHAYLYSNDLASAKPLYLRIRDARYGDSGETFAAIALADFTRYRQHGVDSPNVPAIQSLLSGTGAPLWH from the coding sequence ATGATCGTCACCCTGCTCGCATTCTGTGCGAGCGGGCGTACGAGTGCGGCCGATTCGGGAACGTTGAGGGTCGGAAGCGTTTGGCCCGAGGCGCGCCGTCCGGATCTACGGTTTGCTGCGCAAATTACGCAGGCGCAACTTCAGGGGAACGCGCCGCTTCCCGATGCGTTTCAAGTTGCAGTGCCGGCCGGCGTGAGCGTAGCGATCGTCGCGGGGGCGCAAACCGTGACGCTTTTCTCAGGATCGTACCGATTCCAAAAGATCGGGACGCATGAAAATGTCGCCTGCGTTGCCGCGTGTAAAGCGGCGCTGAACGATCCGCGCGGATTCTACACCGTGAGCGCGCACGGCGTCGATGCTGCCGCCGAGGACCCGGTCTACACGGTCGAAGCAGACGAGCATGGAGTCACCGTTTCCTGCAGCGCGGGCCGCGTGAACGCCACGAGCACGGCGACGGTCTTCATAAAAGATTCGGGCAGCGAAGTTCCCAACGTACGCGAGATCGACGTCATCGGGCCAAACGATGCAAAATACTACAGTTTCACCGAGGGGCAGTATATCAAGAGCTTCGGGACGCTCGTCGGTGCCGTGCAGTATTACAAGGATCGATTGGCAGAGGCGCAGCACAGCGGCGATCCCGACCGGATAGAAACCGCGCTGGACGCACTCTCCCGCGTCGAAGGTGATAGCGGCGATTACAAGAGCGAAGAAGAGCACGCGCGAGACGCTCTGAAATTGGCGCAGCAACGCTTTACTGGCGACAACGCCGACGTCGCGAATGAGTACTCCACGCTCGCCGCCGCTTTGAACAGCAACGACGAGGACGCGCAAGCGCTCTCGATGGCGCAAGCGTCGGTCGCGATGTGGAACCGGCTGGATCCGGCCGGCACGCAGAAAGGGCACGCATGGGCGCTCGGGTCGGAAGCCGACGTGTTCATGGACCTCGGCCGATTCGAACGAGCAATCGACGCGTACACGCAGGAACTCAAGATTTTTCGGGCCGCCGAGAATAAGCCCGGTCGAGGCGATGTCGTAGCGCTGGAACGCCTCGGAAATGCGTATTACAGCATCGATACGCAAAAGGAGCTTGGCTATGTTCTACAGGCGCTCTCCGTCGCGAAGAATCTCGGGGGTGCAAACGCCACCACGCCGACGGTCGCGCGCCTTCTTCAGCAAGTGTCGATCGCCTATGGGAACACGGACAATCCCGATTTGGCGCTATCGTACGCGCAGAGAGCGTACGACGCGTGGTTGCACTTGCTCGGAACGGAGAAGGCCGAGAAAGTCGTGGGGCAAGGCATTCGTCCGTTGATTCTCGCTTACATCGACAAACAAGATTACGTGAAAGCGCTTGCGCTGACGCAGCATGCGATCTCGATCCTCGACGTGCTGCCGAACGTCCCGGCCGAGGACGACTACGAGATGTATTGGGAACTCGGCGAGATCGATTCGCACTTGCACGACGACGATGCGGAGAAGCAAGCGTATCTCAAGGCGCTGAGCTATGCCAAGGAGCTCGAGGGCCACGGTAATCCCGCGGAAAACCGCGAGACGTACGCTGAATTGAGCGGTATCGCAAACGGGCTCCACGATGACGACGCGTCGATTCGCTATGCGCAGATGGAACTCGCGACCGCAAAGGAAATGTCCGACGCTCCCGACGAGCTGGTTTGGGCTTACGAAGACGTTGCGCGGACGCAGTGGAACCTTTCTTCCCGCGAGCCCTCGTATCTGGCGCAGGCCGAAGCCAATTATCAGTCTGCCGCGAATCTCGCGACGAGCGAGCACCTCGACGCGCGGACCGTTCTCGTGGCGGATGAGTCTTTGGGAAGGGAGGCGGCGGATGCTGCGGACTATCTCACCGCTGCCAAAGGCGAGGAGTTAGCCTATGGCGCCGCGACCGCCGCCGGCGGTGCGTGGCCCAACGACGTCTACGACGACGGCGTTCGGTACGTCGCACCGCGTATCTTCGCGGGCGGCATCCAGGCGCTCGATGCAAACGATCTCGATCGCGCGCGTTCGCTCTATTCACTCGCTCTCGATCTCGTCACGCTGGGCGGCCGCAACGCAAGCTCGCTCAATCATCTCGGGCCGCTCGACACGGGGACGGTCGAGCTCGCCTTCCGGGATCTGGCCGATGCGGACGTCAAAGCGCATCAACCTCAGCGGGTCGCGACGGATCTCGCAAGAATCGACGCGCTCCTGCCCGAGGCGGTCGAGCTGCAACTCGCGCTTGGCGAAGGTGCGCTCTATTCGGGCGATGCGGATTCGGCCGCTAGCGTGTTTTTACGTTACCACGACCGGCCGATTCAGGTCTCCGCGACGCCCGTCATCTTCGACGACGCGGGAGATGTGCTGATCAAGGCGATCGACGCGTACCGGACCGGCGGCGTCGACGTCGCGCAGTCGAGCGAGATCGAGGCTATGCTGAAAGGGAACGGCGCTGCGCGCGACCGGCTCGCGAGCGCGTTCCGGTCGGATTCTCCAAGCGCCAAGACTGAATTCGTCGATGATGCCGAGGCGCTCGCGGATGAGGACATTTTGAACGGTGCGCCGGCCGACGCCGTCCGGATCGCGCAGGCCGGTCTGCAGGTCGACGCGACGAACCCGCTACTCTTGCTGCGGCTCGCACATGCGTATCTGTACTCGAACGACCTTGCTTCGGCAAAGCCGCTCTACCTGCGGATCCGCGATGCGAGGTACGGCGATTCCGGCGAAACCTTTGCGGCGATCGCGCTCGCGGATTTTACACGCTACCGGCAGCACGGCGTCGATTCGCCGAACGTGCCTGCCATCCAGTCACTCCTGAGCGGCACCGGAGCGCCGCTCTGGCACTAG
- a CDS encoding ABC transporter permease subunit, with the protein MSYLFAHPLHVAALGAAHLALVATALAAALAIALPLGLVLARREHASNLVLGVLGAIYTIPSLALLAVLVELIGLGSAPIFVALVAYAQFVLVRNVIAGVRGVDPAQRDAALGMGMSAVQRTWRVIVPQALPVVVGGVRVAAVAMVALATLGGYVGAGGLGSLIFIGFTIHHTDEIVAGSVAACALAIAIDGSLRLLERLVRVN; encoded by the coding sequence ATGAGCTATCTCTTCGCGCATCCGCTGCACGTTGCAGCCCTCGGCGCCGCGCATCTCGCCTTGGTCGCGACGGCGCTTGCCGCAGCACTTGCGATCGCGCTTCCACTCGGGCTGGTCCTTGCCCGGCGGGAACACGCCTCGAACCTGGTTCTCGGCGTGCTCGGTGCGATCTACACGATCCCCAGCCTCGCGCTGCTCGCCGTGCTGGTCGAATTGATCGGCCTTGGTTCCGCACCGATTTTCGTCGCGCTGGTCGCCTACGCCCAGTTCGTGCTCGTGCGTAACGTCATCGCAGGCGTGCGCGGCGTCGATCCGGCGCAGCGTGACGCCGCGCTCGGCATGGGCATGTCGGCCGTTCAGCGCACCTGGCGCGTCATCGTTCCGCAGGCCCTGCCGGTCGTCGTCGGCGGCGTCCGCGTTGCCGCGGTTGCGATGGTGGCGCTCGCGACGCTCGGTGGTTATGTCGGGGCCGGCGGCCTCGGATCGCTGATCTTCATCGGCTTCACCATCCATCATACCGACGAAATCGTAGCCGGCAGCGTAGCCGCCTGTGCGTTGGCGATCGCGATCGACGGATCGCTGCGCCTGCTGGAACGGCTCGTTCGCGTGAACTAA
- a CDS encoding lytic transglycosylase domain-containing protein: MDSAELAIARAILRTNPRITAIGSLSLADATVRAARASGLPPEFLAATILQESAYDPRALSSAGAIGIAQFEIGTADDHGVDPFDPYRAIPGAASLLASYVAAYRAAYANPYAIALAAYNAGPGAVAYYRGVPPYPETREYIELIYERWARIAGYERRGADFVAQR; encoded by the coding sequence TTGGATTCAGCCGAGCTGGCAATCGCGCGTGCGATTCTTCGCACCAACCCACGGATCACCGCGATTGGTTCGCTCTCACTTGCCGACGCGACGGTCCGCGCCGCACGCGCGTCCGGGTTGCCGCCCGAATTTCTGGCGGCAACGATCCTGCAAGAGAGCGCATACGATCCGCGAGCGCTTTCCTCCGCGGGTGCGATCGGGATCGCACAATTCGAGATCGGAACGGCGGACGATCATGGCGTCGATCCGTTCGATCCGTACCGCGCGATTCCGGGCGCCGCGTCGCTGTTGGCGTCGTATGTCGCCGCGTATCGCGCGGCCTATGCAAATCCCTATGCGATTGCCCTCGCGGCGTATAACGCGGGACCGGGCGCGGTCGCGTATTACCGCGGCGTTCCGCCGTATCCCGAGACACGCGAATACATCGAGTTGATCTACGAACGGTGGGCGCGGATCGCCGGCTACGAGCGTCGCGGGGCGGATTTCGTCGCACAGCGTTGA
- a CDS encoding glycine betaine ABC transporter substrate-binding protein, whose translation MTISRARALALLASLPIATACTARNAIAVGSKNFTESIVIAEIYAQALERAGLPVERRLNLGSTQIALAAMARGDIDLYPEYTGTALIDVLHHAPIRDARASYDYVRDEFKRRYDLVWLTPSPMNDSQGLATTAAIAARYHLRTLSQLALAAPRLRLATIPEFISRPDGLPGLQRVYGGFRFKSVHVYDIALKYQALLTGNADVATAFTTDGAIVVDRLVVLEDDKHLWPAYNVAPVVRAATLAREPRIARVLDEISPRINDERARMMNAAVESRDRDPADVAADFLKGAA comes from the coding sequence GTGACGATCTCGCGCGCTCGCGCACTCGCGCTGCTCGCCTCGCTGCCGATCGCGACCGCATGCACCGCGCGCAACGCGATTGCGGTTGGATCGAAGAACTTCACCGAATCGATCGTGATCGCGGAGATTTACGCGCAGGCGCTCGAACGCGCCGGGCTGCCCGTCGAACGGCGGCTGAACCTCGGTTCGACCCAGATCGCGCTCGCGGCGATGGCGCGCGGCGATATCGATCTGTATCCCGAATATACGGGGACGGCGTTGATCGATGTGCTGCATCACGCGCCGATCCGTGACGCGCGCGCGAGTTACGATTACGTCAGAGACGAATTCAAACGTCGCTACGATCTCGTTTGGCTCACCCCCTCGCCGATGAACGATTCCCAAGGGCTCGCCACGACCGCCGCCATCGCTGCGCGCTATCATCTGCGTACGCTCTCGCAGCTTGCTCTGGCCGCGCCGCGCTTGCGCCTGGCGACGATTCCCGAATTCATCAGCCGGCCCGACGGACTCCCCGGCCTGCAGCGCGTCTACGGCGGCTTTCGTTTCAAGTCGGTTCATGTGTACGACATCGCGCTGAAGTACCAAGCGCTGCTCACCGGCAACGCCGACGTCGCCACCGCGTTTACGACCGACGGTGCGATCGTCGTCGATCGGCTCGTCGTTCTCGAAGACGACAAGCATCTCTGGCCGGCCTATAACGTCGCACCAGTCGTACGCGCCGCGACGCTCGCGCGCGAACCGCGCATCGCGCGCGTGCTGGACGAAATCTCCCCCCGGATCAACGACGAGCGCGCGCGCATGATGAACGCGGCCGTCGAAAGCCGGGATCGCGATCCAGCCGACGTGGCCGCCGACTTCTTGAAGGGGGCCGCATGA
- the egtD gene encoding L-histidine N(alpha)-methyltransferase: MQLRVTIPRDRLEIVEVAGAAADHHFADDVRRGLSARSKALSPKYFYDELGSALFDAVTYTPEYYLTSSETEILREWGWEIVRVLDEPVDFLELGSGSANKTRLLIEEALRVQPNLHYSPIDISADALRNASLALVERYAALSVRAYAGDYFTVLRSGALRFERRVLAMLMGSNLGNYEPQTARELVALIARALRPGDGLLLGLDRKKDRATLELAYDDPTGVTAAFDKNLLGRINRELGGAFDLHTFEHVARYNQERGCIESFLRSDRDQRVRIEAIDLDVAFARGESIHTESSYKFDDADVAELASGAGFTLVKRWTDSAQRFALYLLVRG, encoded by the coding sequence ATGCAGTTGCGGGTTACCATCCCCCGGGATCGGCTTGAAATCGTCGAAGTTGCGGGCGCTGCCGCCGACCATCACTTTGCCGACGACGTCCGCCGCGGACTCTCCGCGCGGTCCAAAGCCCTCTCGCCGAAGTATTTCTACGACGAATTGGGCTCAGCGCTCTTCGATGCGGTCACCTATACGCCCGAGTATTACCTGACGTCGAGTGAAACCGAGATCCTGCGTGAATGGGGTTGGGAGATCGTGCGCGTGCTCGATGAACCGGTCGACTTTCTCGAACTGGGCAGCGGCAGCGCGAACAAAACGCGGCTGTTGATCGAAGAGGCGCTGCGCGTTCAACCCAACCTGCACTACAGCCCGATCGATATTTCAGCCGACGCGCTGCGCAACGCGTCGCTTGCGTTGGTGGAGCGGTATGCGGCGCTCTCGGTGCGGGCATATGCGGGCGACTACTTCACCGTACTGCGCTCCGGGGCGCTCAGATTCGAGCGGCGCGTCCTGGCAATGCTGATGGGATCCAACCTCGGCAATTACGAGCCCCAGACGGCGCGCGAACTCGTCGCCCTGATTGCGCGCGCTCTACGCCCGGGCGACGGTCTGCTGCTCGGCCTCGACCGCAAGAAGGATCGAGCTACGTTGGAGCTCGCGTACGACGATCCGACCGGCGTTACCGCGGCATTCGACAAGAATTTGCTCGGACGGATCAATCGAGAACTAGGCGGGGCGTTCGACTTACATACGTTCGAGCACGTCGCGCGTTACAACCAGGAGCGCGGATGCATCGAGTCCTTCTTGCGTTCTGATCGTGACCAACGGGTGCGGATCGAAGCGATCGACCTCGACGTCGCCTTTGCGCGCGGTGAGTCCATTCATACCGAGTCCTCCTACAAATTCGACGATGCGGACGTCGCCGAGCTGGCGTCGGGCGCCGGCTTCACGCTGGTCAAGCGCTGGACCGACTCCGCGCAGCGGTTTGCTCTCTACCTTTTAGTGCGCGGTTAG
- a CDS encoding glycosyltransferase yields the protein MTKRALFLISDTGGGHRSASNAITAALDEITEPVSFEHRIEDVAAHCSFPLTQLGLGYSMALRYAPPVYGALYYATNGRRRYRALVRFCEPLYRERLRDLFLSYGPDVIVSVHPLLNHAALRARADAQLEHVPIVTVITDLGKVHESWLMPDADAVVVPAREVYERALSRGISPSRLRLLGQPIHPRFDDVVGTKPMLRAQLGLPGDRLVVMLMAGGEGGGKLLPTTLALAKARLPIHLLVVCGRNETLRVRLEEIARRLPTPISVLGFTDKIPEYFRAVDLLVTKAGPGSIAEANAAQLPMVVYDYVPGQERGNVEFVRHNGLGAIAIHSAAEVVRSVRAMIRTPHRLEEIRRNQELVAPKHSSRRIAALIAQVANSGTLPAQDDMPPRGLAVAASL from the coding sequence ATGACCAAACGGGCGCTCTTCCTGATTTCGGACACGGGCGGCGGGCACCGAAGCGCATCGAACGCAATCACCGCAGCCTTGGACGAAATCACGGAGCCCGTTTCATTCGAGCACCGCATCGAAGACGTCGCCGCCCACTGCTCCTTCCCGCTCACCCAACTCGGTCTGGGCTACAGCATGGCGCTGCGCTACGCACCGCCGGTCTATGGCGCGCTGTACTATGCGACCAACGGGCGCCGTCGTTACCGGGCGTTGGTCCGCTTCTGTGAACCGCTCTACCGCGAACGCCTGCGCGACCTTTTCCTGAGCTATGGACCGGACGTGATCGTCTCGGTCCATCCGCTTCTCAATCACGCCGCGCTGCGCGCGCGAGCCGATGCGCAGCTGGAACACGTGCCGATCGTGACCGTCATCACCGATCTCGGGAAGGTCCACGAGTCGTGGCTCATGCCCGATGCCGACGCGGTCGTCGTGCCGGCGCGCGAAGTCTACGAACGCGCCCTCTCGCGCGGTATCTCGCCTAGCCGGCTGCGGCTCCTGGGTCAGCCGATCCATCCACGGTTCGACGACGTGGTCGGGACCAAACCGATGCTGCGCGCTCAGCTCGGCCTACCGGGCGATCGGCTCGTCGTCATGCTGATGGCAGGCGGCGAGGGCGGCGGCAAACTTCTTCCGACGACGCTGGCGCTCGCGAAAGCGCGCTTGCCGATCCATTTGCTGGTCGTGTGCGGCCGCAACGAAACGCTCCGCGTCCGGCTGGAAGAGATCGCCCGGCGGCTGCCGACGCCGATCTCGGTGCTCGGCTTCACCGACAAGATTCCCGAATATTTCCGCGCCGTCGATCTGTTGGTGACCAAAGCCGGGCCCGGGTCCATTGCCGAGGCCAACGCCGCCCAGCTTCCAATGGTCGTCTACGACTACGTGCCCGGACAGGAACGCGGCAACGTCGAGTTCGTCCGGCACAACGGCCTAGGCGCGATCGCCATCCACAGCGCCGCCGAGGTCGTGCGCTCGGTGCGCGCGATGATTCGCACGCCGCACCGGCTCGAGGAGATTCGACGCAATCAGGAGTTGGTCGCGCCAAAACACAGCTCGCGCCGCATTGCCGCATTGATCGCGCAGGTTGCGAACTCGGGAACGCTACCGGCCCAGGATGATATGCCGCCGCGCGGCCTCGCCGTGGCTGCTTCGCTTTAG
- a CDS encoding ABC transporter ATP-binding protein has product MSGAAIHLSGVRATYSNSTRPAIDAIDLDVQPGEFIALVGPSGCGKSTLLRTINRLVPIEAGRIEFDGTDIAGLDPVAMRRTIGYAIQAVGLFAHMDVAANVGVVPSLLGWDRAAIDARVDEMLELARLDPRQYRHRRPHELSGGEAQRVGVARALAARPRALLMDEPFGALDAIVRRELQHELHDIVRGAGTTTLFVTHDVNESLLLADRIAVMNAGRIEQCATPLEVLADPANEHVRDLFADDAAVAKLRERAKHG; this is encoded by the coding sequence ATGAGCGGCGCGGCGATTCACCTCTCGGGCGTACGCGCAACCTACTCAAATAGCACGAGGCCTGCGATCGACGCAATCGACCTCGACGTACAGCCGGGCGAATTCATCGCGCTCGTTGGTCCGTCGGGATGTGGCAAGAGCACGTTGCTGCGCACGATCAACCGGCTGGTTCCGATCGAGGCCGGGCGCATCGAGTTTGACGGTACCGACATCGCCGGCCTCGATCCGGTGGCGATGCGCCGCACGATCGGCTATGCGATTCAGGCCGTCGGGCTCTTCGCGCACATGGATGTAGCGGCCAACGTCGGCGTCGTCCCTTCGCTGCTGGGCTGGGATCGCGCCGCCATCGACGCGCGCGTCGACGAAATGCTCGAGCTCGCGCGGTTGGATCCGCGCCAATATCGTCATCGCCGGCCACACGAACTCTCGGGCGGAGAAGCACAGCGCGTCGGCGTCGCTCGCGCGCTGGCGGCGCGCCCGCGCGCGCTCTTGATGGATGAGCCGTTCGGTGCGCTCGATGCGATCGTGCGCCGCGAACTCCAGCACGAATTGCACGACATCGTCCGAGGGGCAGGCACGACGACGCTGTTCGTAACCCACGACGTGAACGAGTCGCTGCTGCTGGCCGATCGCATTGCGGTGATGAACGCCGGCCGGATAGAACAGTGCGCGACGCCGCTGGAGGTCCTGGCCGACCCGGCAAACGAGCACGTGCGCGATCTCTTCGCCGATGACGCGGCGGTGGCCAAACTGCGCGAGCGAGCAAAGCACGGATGA